In Apium graveolens cultivar Ventura chromosome 10, ASM990537v1, whole genome shotgun sequence, the following are encoded in one genomic region:
- the LOC141690440 gene encoding uncharacterized protein LOC141690440, translating to MNKVGFMGVLETKFKAHNALGISKKINKNWRWMFNYEHHYNGRIWVGWDPGVWQLSLHSSNAQCITCFATFLDKNITTLVSFVYAFNDAYDRVPLWNYCSNLNQYSMPWCLLGDFNYVLGIKEISGGMEHWTPDMQVFKVCVSDLGLGHVRTLGELFTWTNKHPQDPVLKILDRMIANALWFNTFTEGNAVVHHRGIMDHNPLLYEEPIQVKHFGKPFQFFNFLLHLPGFAALISRAWCLDCLGNPMNQFNFNLKNPKQALRVFNKEHGNLHNIVHIVRTRLAEVQNALVLTKLLS from the coding sequence ATGAATAAAGTTGGTTTCATGGGTGTtcttgaaacaaaattcaaggcTCATAATGCCTTAGGTATTTCTAAGAAAATAAACAAAAATTGGCGTTGGATGTTCAACTATGAGCACCACTATAATGGTCGAATCTGGGTTGGCTGGGATCCTGGGGTTTGGCAACTTTCTCTTCATTCTAGTAATGCTCAATGTATCACGTGTTTTGCTACTTTCCTTGATAAAAATATAACAACTCTGGTTTCATTCGTGTATGCTTTTAACGATGCTTATGATAGGGTTCCCCTTTGGAATTATTGTTCAAATTTGAATCAATATTCTATGCCTTGGTGCTTGCTAGGTGACTTTAACTATGTGCTTGGCATCAAAGAGATTTCTGGAGGGATGGAGCATTGGACTCCAGACATGCAAGTCTTTAAAGTTTGTGTTAGTGATTTAGGTTTGGGGCATGTTCGAACCCTAGGTGAACTCTTCACTTGGACTAATAAACATCCCCAGGACCCTGTTCTTAAAATATTGGACCGAATGATTGCCAATGCTTTATGGTTTAATACTTTCACTGAGGGTAATGCTGTTGTTCATCATCGAGGAATTATGGATCATAATCCTCTCCTTTATGAAGAACCTATTCAGGTTAAACACTTTGGTAAACCCTTtcaatttttcaactttttgcTTCACTTGCCAGGGTTTGCTGCATTGATTTCCAGGGCATGGTGCCTTGATTGCCTTGGTAACCCTATGAATCAGTTCAATTTCAACCTCAAAAATCCTAAACAAGCACTTCGGGTTTTTAACAAAGAACATGGTAATCTCCACAATATTGTGCACATTGTGAGAACACGGCTTGCTGAGGTCCAAAATGCTTTAGTCCTGACAAAACTCTTGAGTTGA